In Vitis riparia cultivar Riparia Gloire de Montpellier isolate 1030 chromosome 19, EGFV_Vit.rip_1.0, whole genome shotgun sequence, the following proteins share a genomic window:
- the LOC117908493 gene encoding E3 ubiquitin-protein ligase At4g11680-like: MNTRYFFPPDSLCNSGISVSFSSLSPAGEDRMAAGVRNRSSRAPPSSFLIRTAMRISRARWFSFLRRVFHYQNGSRSDLGANPFNSSTWMILEFIALVVQIGVITFTLSVSKAERPVWPMRIWIVGYDFGCVLSLLLLYWRYQRHYSAQGDGFSLPDIEQQRNNEESRSSHLMNKCRTSLELFFAIWFVMGNVWVFDSRFGSFHRAPKLHVLCITLLAWNAISYSFPFLLFVLLCCCVPLVSNLLGYNMNMGSVDKGASDDQISRLPSWRFKEANANLDLPNGADSNSPLSSEYPECCICLAKYREKEEVRQLPCSHMFHLKCVDQWLRIISCCPLCKQEIER, translated from the exons ATGAACACCCGGTACTTTTTTCCACCGGATTCACTCTGCAATTCAGGAATCTCGGTATCATTTTCATCCCTATCTCCAGCAGGAGAGGACAGAATGGCAGCTGGTGTGAGGAACAGATCTTCTCGGGCTCCCCCTTCATCGTTCCTGATAAGAACAGCTATGAGGATATCAAGGGCAAGGTGGTTTAGCTTCCTGAGAAGAGTGTTCCACTACCAGAATGGATCAAGATCTGATCTGGGCGCCAATCCTTTCAATTCCAGCACTTGGATGATACTGGAGTTTATAGCTTTGGTTGTTCAAATAGGCGTTATAACCTTCACTCTCTCGGTTTCCAAGGCTGAGAGGCCCGTCTGGCCTATGAGAATTTGGATAGTTGGATACGATTTCGGGTGTGTCCTAAGCTTGCTACTGCTCTACTGGCGTTACCAGCGCCATTATTCAGCTCAAGGAGATGGTTTTAGCCTCCCTGACATTGAACAGCAGAGAAACAACGAAGAATCCAG GAGCTCCCATTTGATGAACAAGTGCCGGACTTCTCTTGAGCTTTTCTTTGCTATATGGTTCGTGATGGGCAATGTTTGGGTGTTCGACTCTCGCTTTGGATCGTTCCATCGAGCACCAAAGCTTCATGTCCTCTGCATTACTCTGCTTGCCTGGAATGCTATTAGCTACTCTTTCCCATTCCTATTGTTTGTGCTGCTGTGTTGCTGCGTCCCACTGGTTAGCAACCTCCTCGGATACAACATGAACATGGGGTCAGTGGATAAAGGGGCGTCTGATGACCAAATTTCCAGGCTACCCAGCTGGAGATTCAAAGAAGCCAACGCCAATTTGGATCTCCCCAATGGCGCTGACAGCAATTCTCCTCTTTCAAGTGAATACCCT GAGTGCTGCATTTGCTTAGCCAAATACCGAGAAAAGGAAGAGGTGAGGCAGTTGCCGTGCTCACACATGTTTCACTTGAAGTGTGTGGATCAGTGGCTCAGAATCATATCTTGCTGCCCTCTTTGTAAGCAAGAAATTGAGAGATGA